The Nostoc sp. 'Lobaria pulmonaria (5183) cyanobiont' genome window below encodes:
- a CDS encoding MBL fold metallo-hydrolase — translation MSRIENQFTVQFWGVRGSIPSPGPHTVRYGGNTPCISMQAGDKRLVFDAGTGLHVLGQSLLRQMPLEAHIFFTHSHWDHMQGFPFFTPGFVKGNNFHIYGAIAPDGSTIEQRLNDQMLHPNFPVPLQIMQANLNFYDIRSGQPIHIDEVTVETAPLNHPGEAIGYRVNWRGGAATYITDTEHFPDRLDDNVLWLARNADILVYDSTYTDEEYHSPKSPKIGWGHSTWQEAVKVAQAANVKTLVIYHHDPAHDDDFLDRVGKEAAEKFPGAIMAREGLVLQVPTSAVLSESFPVSKFST, via the coding sequence ATGTCTAGGATAGAGAATCAATTTACCGTACAATTTTGGGGCGTTCGTGGCAGCATCCCCAGCCCAGGGCCACACACTGTTCGTTACGGCGGTAATACCCCTTGCATATCAATGCAAGCGGGCGATAAACGCTTAGTTTTCGATGCTGGCACGGGACTACATGTTTTGGGGCAATCTTTGTTGCGCCAAATGCCATTAGAAGCTCATATATTTTTTACTCACTCTCACTGGGATCACATGCAAGGTTTTCCCTTCTTTACACCAGGGTTTGTAAAGGGGAATAACTTTCATATTTACGGCGCGATCGCACCTGATGGTTCTACCATAGAACAGCGCCTCAACGATCAAATGTTGCACCCGAACTTTCCCGTACCCTTGCAAATTATGCAAGCCAATTTAAATTTCTACGATATTCGATCGGGGCAACCAATCCACATTGATGAAGTTACTGTAGAAACAGCACCTTTAAACCATCCAGGTGAAGCTATAGGATACCGCGTCAACTGGCGTGGTGGTGCTGCTACTTACATCACTGATACCGAACATTTTCCCGATCGACTCGATGACAATGTGTTATGGCTAGCTCGTAATGCTGACATTCTGGTTTACGATTCTACCTACACAGACGAGGAATACCACTCGCCAAAATCCCCGAAAATTGGCTGGGGGCATTCTACCTGGCAAGAAGCGGTAAAAGTAGCACAAGCTGCTAACGTCAAAACTCTGGTGATTTACCACCACGATCCGGCGCACGATGACGACTTTTTGGATCGTGTAGGTAAAGAAGCCGCTGAAAAATTTCCTGGTGCTATTATGGCACGGGAAGGATTGGTACTTCAGGTTCCGACCTCAGCTGTCTTATCAGAATCTTTTCCTGTTAGCAAGTTTTCTACCTAA
- the surE gene encoding 5'/3'-nucleotidase SurE: protein MKLLISNDDGISALGIRTLANYLAEAGHDVSVVCPDRERSATGHGLTLHQPIRAEIVEEIFHPAVKAWACDGTPSDCVKLALWALLETPPDLVLSGINQGANLGTEILYSGTVSAAMEGLIEGIPSIALSLMSHTSKDFQPAAKFATVLVDQLAQKPLPDLMLLNVNIPAVKWEEIAGVTLTRQGTRHYIDVFNKRVDPRGKTYYWLTGEVIEDVEPPSGLNLPQNVPTDVEVVRKNYISITPLQYNLTYATGLEKLSEWEFNFPGII from the coding sequence ATGAAATTACTAATTAGCAACGATGATGGCATTTCTGCTTTGGGGATTCGTACCCTAGCCAACTATTTGGCAGAGGCTGGTCATGATGTGAGTGTAGTTTGCCCAGATCGAGAGCGATCGGCAACTGGACACGGGTTAACTTTACACCAACCGATTCGCGCCGAGATTGTCGAAGAGATTTTTCATCCTGCTGTCAAAGCTTGGGCTTGTGATGGTACGCCTTCAGATTGCGTCAAATTGGCGCTGTGGGCTTTATTGGAAACTCCCCCAGATTTAGTTCTCTCTGGTATTAATCAAGGTGCAAATTTGGGAACTGAAATTCTGTATTCTGGCACTGTTTCTGCGGCAATGGAAGGTCTAATTGAAGGCATTCCCAGCATAGCACTGAGTCTTATGAGTCACACATCTAAAGACTTTCAACCTGCTGCTAAGTTTGCCACAGTTCTCGTAGACCAGTTAGCCCAAAAACCTCTGCCAGATTTAATGTTGCTCAACGTCAACATTCCTGCGGTCAAATGGGAAGAAATTGCCGGAGTTACTCTCACTCGTCAAGGAACGCGGCATTACATTGATGTGTTTAATAAACGAGTCGATCCTCGTGGAAAAACGTACTACTGGTTAACCGGAGAGGTAATTGAGGATGTGGAACCCCCAAGCGGATTAAATCTGCCTCAAAATGTACCTACAGATGTGGAAGTTGTACGTAAAAACTACATCAGTATTACTCCGTTACAATACAATCTTACTTACGCAACTGGATTAGAAAAATTATCGGAGTGGGAATTCAATTTTCCTGGAATCATTTAG
- the pheS gene encoding phenylalanine--tRNA ligase subunit alpha, translating to MTSNLEAQLLALRQSGEKAIAAANTLERLEELRVNYLGKKGELGALLRSMGQMSAEERPKIGAIANTVKESLQTSLDQQRAALESAQIQALLEAETLDVTMPGIYSPQGRIHPLNGIIDRALDIFVGMGYTVAEGPEMETDYYNFEALNTPPDHPARDMQDTFYLPDGNLLRTHTSSVQIRYMEREEPPIRVVAPGRVYRRDNVDATHSAVFHQIELLAIDEGLTFTDLKGTIKVFLQAIFGDLPIRFRASYFPFTEPSAEVDLQWNGRWLEVMGCGMVDPNVLKSVGYDPEVYTGFAAGFGVERFAMVLHQIDDIRRLYASDLRFLQQF from the coding sequence ATGACTAGCAATTTAGAAGCTCAACTTTTAGCACTGCGGCAGTCAGGAGAAAAAGCGATCGCAGCCGCCAACACCTTAGAACGTCTGGAGGAACTCAGAGTTAACTATCTGGGTAAAAAAGGGGAACTGGGGGCGCTGTTGCGAAGTATGGGGCAGATGAGTGCAGAGGAACGACCGAAAATTGGAGCGATCGCCAATACAGTCAAAGAATCCCTGCAAACTAGTCTAGACCAGCAACGTGCTGCCTTAGAATCCGCGCAAATTCAAGCTTTGCTAGAGGCTGAAACTCTGGATGTAACTATGCCGGGAATTTACAGCCCTCAAGGTCGCATTCATCCCCTCAATGGCATTATTGACCGGGCATTGGATATCTTTGTTGGTATGGGCTACACCGTGGCTGAAGGGCCAGAGATGGAAACAGATTACTATAATTTCGAGGCTCTCAATACCCCGCCTGACCACCCCGCCCGTGATATGCAGGATACCTTCTATCTGCCAGATGGGAATCTTTTACGGACTCATACTTCGTCAGTACAAATTCGTTACATGGAAAGAGAAGAACCACCGATTCGAGTTGTGGCTCCAGGGCGAGTTTATCGACGAGATAATGTAGACGCGACTCACTCAGCAGTTTTCCATCAAATAGAACTTTTAGCCATTGACGAGGGACTAACTTTTACAGACCTCAAGGGCACTATTAAAGTATTTTTACAAGCAATATTTGGCGATTTACCAATTCGCTTCCGCGCCAGTTATTTCCCCTTTACCGAACCCTCGGCTGAGGTAGATTTGCAGTGGAATGGTCGCTGGCTGGAGGTGATGGGCTGCGGTATGGTCGATCCAAATGTACTTAAGTCTGTGGGTTATGACCCAGAAGTTTATACAGGGTTTGCTGCCGGTTTTGGTGTAGAACGCTTTGCAATGGTGTTACACCAAATCGATGATATTCGCCGCTTGTATGCTAGCGATTTGCGGTTTTTGCAGCAATTTTAG
- a CDS encoding Uma2 family endonuclease — translation MTAITGKHLRLEEYLKYDDGTDSQYELVAGELVAMPPESPKNVQISLFLLVNFLKFVPFNRLSNKAEIVVAGSRATTRIPDLVVLTDDLATALEGATRSTITVDMPPPALVVEVVSPGKANEDRDYRYKRSEYAARGIAEYWIVDPQMNRVTVLILVDGFYEETRFAGNTAIASTIFPELQLTAEQVLNAG, via the coding sequence ATGACTGCAATCACTGGCAAACATCTAAGGCTTGAGGAATATTTGAAGTATGACGATGGCACGGATAGCCAGTATGAACTGGTGGCAGGTGAGTTAGTTGCCATGCCACCCGAAAGCCCAAAAAATGTTCAGATATCTCTTTTTTTGCTGGTAAATTTCCTCAAGTTCGTCCCGTTCAATCGGTTGAGTAACAAAGCTGAAATTGTTGTTGCTGGTTCTCGTGCGACAACTCGCATTCCTGACTTAGTTGTGCTGACGGATGACCTTGCAACAGCCTTAGAAGGTGCAACGCGATCCACAATCACTGTGGATATGCCACCTCCAGCATTAGTTGTCGAAGTTGTTTCTCCTGGCAAAGCTAACGAAGATCGGGACTATCGCTACAAACGTTCCGAGTATGCCGCTAGGGGAATTGCTGAATATTGGATTGTTGATCCACAAATGAACAGAGTCACCGTACTGATATTAGTTGACGGGTTTTATGAAGAAACCAGATTTGCAGGAAATACTGCGATCGCATCTACTATTTTCCCAGAGTTACAGCTAACAGCAGAGCAAGTACTAAATGCTGGATAA
- a CDS encoding RNA-directed DNA polymerase codes for MNRRDLIARGYLPKELPPPFNTISLADFATCSKISFPRYPKKTAKIYSHNHIRYNSLRRNLGIPNPVFFLEISDLLDSNWSTINQITKRSNFSKSKPTYTPLPQRERSISPVLDFYLIPVERAKNRIAGRYILHTDISRFYQSIYTHSIPWAIHGKSLAKQQRNDMTLLGNNLDKILRNSQDGQTLGIPIGPDTSLVIAELILCTTDIELEKRLKSTCSYPFKGFRYSDDYEFVFQNISDAESALSQIQQVLSEFELTINSEKTKIIELPCSLDSIWVLELSDYKFSESRLTQMQDIIRYFDKAFQLINEFPGEPVLKYAVARISNINNLDIENWPLLESLLLQSITIEPSTLRDSLSIIQEKKVNKYNINLSLLEEVINFQIYRNAILGHSSEVAWAIWSAMVFDLSINKLATESISKMEDSIVAILALNARKQGQIKESLDTSTWEQFLNEDELYGEQWLLCYEANLQGHLSKGVDYVSKDPWFSLLKDNGITFYGSKTPLVIPPSSTSGPSGRF; via the coding sequence ATGAATAGAAGAGATTTAATAGCTAGAGGATATCTCCCAAAAGAACTACCTCCTCCTTTTAATACAATTTCCCTTGCTGACTTTGCTACTTGTAGTAAAATATCGTTTCCACGTTACCCTAAGAAAACTGCAAAAATTTATAGTCATAATCATATTAGATATAACTCATTAAGAAGAAATTTAGGTATTCCAAATCCAGTATTTTTCTTAGAAATTTCTGATTTGTTAGATAGTAATTGGTCTACAATTAATCAAATAACAAAACGTTCCAATTTTTCCAAAAGTAAGCCTACTTATACCCCCCTTCCACAGCGGGAACGTTCTATTTCACCTGTACTTGATTTCTACTTAATTCCTGTTGAAAGAGCTAAAAATAGAATAGCAGGAAGATATATATTACATACAGACATTTCTCGATTTTATCAATCTATTTACACTCATAGTATTCCTTGGGCAATACATGGGAAATCATTGGCTAAACAACAGAGAAATGACATGACTCTTCTGGGAAATAATCTTGATAAAATTTTGAGAAATAGTCAAGATGGTCAAACGCTAGGTATTCCTATTGGGCCAGATACTTCATTAGTCATTGCCGAACTGATACTTTGTACAACAGATATAGAACTAGAAAAGCGATTAAAAAGCACTTGTAGTTATCCATTTAAAGGCTTCCGTTATAGTGATGATTATGAGTTTGTATTTCAAAATATTTCAGATGCTGAATCAGCTTTAAGCCAAATTCAACAGGTACTTTCCGAGTTTGAATTGACTATCAACTCTGAGAAAACCAAAATTATTGAGTTACCGTGTTCTTTGGATTCAATATGGGTTTTAGAACTATCTGACTATAAATTTAGCGAAAGTAGGCTTACACAAATGCAAGATATTATTCGTTATTTTGATAAAGCATTTCAACTTATAAATGAATTTCCTGGGGAACCAGTACTTAAATATGCAGTTGCACGAATTAGTAATATTAACAATCTTGACATAGAGAATTGGCCTCTTCTTGAAAGCCTTCTCTTACAGTCAATTACTATTGAACCTAGTACTTTACGTGATTCTCTTTCAATAATTCAAGAAAAGAAGGTAAACAAATATAACATTAACTTATCCTTGCTTGAAGAAGTTATTAACTTTCAAATCTACAGAAATGCAATACTTGGACATAGCAGTGAAGTAGCTTGGGCTATTTGGTCAGCAATGGTATTTGACTTATCAATTAACAAGCTAGCTACAGAGTCTATTTCTAAAATGGAAGATTCTATAGTAGCAATTTTAGCTTTAAATGCACGTAAGCAAGGACAGATTAAAGAAAGTTTAGATACAAGTACATGGGAACAATTTTTAAATGAAGATGAACTTTATGGTGAGCAATGGCTCCTTTGTTATGAAGCTAATCTACAAGGGCATTTATCTAAAGGAGTCGATTATGTATCTAAAGATCCTTGGTTTTCTCTGCTAAAGGATAATGGCATTACTTTTTATGGAAGTAAGACTCCTTTAGTTATTCCGCCAAGCTCTACTAGTGGTCCCTCTGGTAGATTCTGA
- a CDS encoding DUF433 domain-containing protein yields MFAETSSRYVTRNPEILSGEPIIIGTRTSVRAIVGLWRLGIMPEEILNHLPHLTLAQVFDALSFYLDHQTEINEYIERNRVPDELIHPSVKAILGTS; encoded by the coding sequence ATGTTCGCTGAAACCTCCTCGCGCTACGTTACCCGTAACCCTGAAATTTTGAGTGGAGAGCCAATTATTATAGGTACTCGGACATCTGTTCGTGCCATTGTCGGTTTGTGGCGGTTGGGGATTATGCCAGAAGAAATCCTGAACCATTTGCCACATTTGACGCTGGCACAAGTGTTTGATGCCTTGAGTTTTTATCTCGATCATCAAACCGAAATTAATGAATACATTGAGCGAAACCGAGTACCCGATGAATTAATACACCCATCTGTAAAAGCTATATTGGGGACATCGTGA
- a CDS encoding DUF5615 family PIN-like protein, which translates to MTVFAALYNDEDMSALVARLLRSRGLDITTVPEQGSLGKTDREQLEFATSVGRCILTHNRVDFERLHLQYMEQDREHFGIIVVPQKNAYEVAQRIGILVSTLTADEIRNQLLYG; encoded by the coding sequence GTGACGGTTTTTGCTGCACTTTACAATGATGAGGATATGTCAGCGTTGGTTGCTAGACTGTTGCGATCGCGCGGTCTGGATATCACAACTGTTCCTGAACAAGGATCTCTCGGCAAAACTGACCGTGAGCAACTGGAATTTGCAACTTCTGTAGGCAGATGTATTCTGACACATAACCGTGTCGATTTTGAGCGGTTGCATCTTCAGTATATGGAGCAGGATAGAGAACATTTTGGGATTATCGTTGTGCCTCAGAAAAATGCTTATGAAGTCGCACAACGGATTGGGATTCTGGTAAGCACACTAACGGCTGATGAAATTAGGAATCAGTTGTTGTATGGATGA
- a CDS encoding S9 family peptidase, with the protein MSSAQAPSLPPLIPREILFGNPEKTSPQLSPDGKYLAYIAPDEKNVLQVWLRTIGQEDDKILTADKKRGIRIFFWTYNADQLIYMQDSDGDENFHLHLVNIHSKIVRDLTPFQGVKAELVELEPKFPDEALVALNLNNPQKFDVYRINLKNGAVEFDTDNPGNIISWTSNAQLQIRAATASTPDGGYDLLLQKPDKQWEILRHWGAEEEGNSVSFSDDGKTLYIQGNHDANAKRLLAVDLETRQETVIAEDQQYDVVGIIIHPLTRVIQAVSFYKDKQEWQVIDRSIVADFEEIAKVRPGEFSIISRDLEEKTWLVAYRTDNGPVYYYAYNRESKTSTFLFSNQPKLEALQLASMQPISYESRDGLTIHSYLTTPVGIPTQNLPTVLLVHGGPWARDTWGFSPTTQWLANRGYAVLQVNFRGSTGYGKAFLNAGNREWGGTMHDDLIDSVNWLVEKGISDPQKIAIMGGSYGGYATLAGLTFTPEIFAAGVDIVGPSNLITLIQTIPPYWEPIKAMIYHRIGNLETEEEFLKSRSPLFFVDRIQKPLLIGQGANDPRVKQSESDQIVNAMQQAGLPVQYALYSDEGHGFARPENRLHFFAIAEEFLAKYLGGRFEPLADIPGHSGIVK; encoded by the coding sequence ATGTCATCTGCTCAAGCGCCCTCCCTACCACCGTTGATTCCGCGCGAAATCCTGTTTGGGAATCCCGAAAAAACTAGCCCACAACTCTCCCCTGATGGCAAGTACTTGGCATATATCGCCCCTGATGAGAAAAATGTCTTGCAGGTATGGTTGCGAACTATAGGACAAGAAGACGACAAGATACTAACTGCTGATAAAAAGCGTGGTATCCGCATTTTCTTCTGGACTTATAACGCCGACCAGTTGATTTATATGCAGGACTCGGATGGCGATGAGAACTTTCACCTCCACTTAGTTAATATTCACTCCAAGATTGTGCGTGACTTAACGCCATTCCAGGGTGTGAAGGCCGAACTTGTGGAACTAGAACCAAAATTTCCAGATGAAGCGCTGGTAGCGTTGAACTTGAACAATCCTCAAAAGTTTGACGTTTACCGTATCAACCTCAAAAATGGTGCGGTTGAGTTCGACACTGATAACCCCGGTAACATTATCAGTTGGACATCTAACGCCCAGTTACAAATACGTGCAGCAACAGCTAGTACACCCGATGGTGGTTACGATTTATTGTTGCAGAAACCTGATAAACAGTGGGAAATTCTTCGCCACTGGGGGGCAGAAGAGGAAGGGAATTCTGTTAGCTTCTCAGATGATGGCAAAACCCTTTATATTCAAGGGAATCATGATGCTAACGCCAAACGTCTGCTAGCTGTTGACCTAGAAACCCGTCAAGAAACTGTGATTGCTGAAGATCAGCAGTATGATGTCGTGGGGATAATTATTCACCCACTAACGCGAGTTATTCAAGCAGTTTCTTTCTACAAAGATAAACAAGAATGGCAGGTAATCGATCGCAGCATCGTCGCAGATTTTGAGGAAATCGCCAAGGTGCGTCCTGGAGAATTCTCTATAATTAGCCGCGACTTGGAAGAGAAAACCTGGTTAGTAGCTTATAGAACTGACAATGGGCCAGTTTATTACTATGCCTATAACCGAGAGTCCAAAACTAGCACTTTCCTTTTTAGCAACCAACCCAAATTGGAAGCGTTGCAGTTAGCCTCAATGCAACCGATTTCCTACGAGTCGCGGGATGGTTTAACTATCCACAGTTACTTAACAACTCCTGTAGGAATACCGACGCAGAATCTCCCAACAGTCCTGCTGGTTCATGGTGGCCCTTGGGCGCGGGATACTTGGGGTTTTTCTCCCACAACGCAATGGCTAGCTAACCGGGGTTATGCCGTGTTGCAAGTCAACTTTCGCGGTTCCACAGGCTATGGTAAAGCATTTTTGAATGCTGGAAATCGGGAATGGGGTGGCACAATGCACGATGACTTGATTGACAGCGTGAACTGGCTGGTAGAAAAAGGCATTTCTGATCCGCAAAAGATTGCGATTATGGGCGGTTCTTATGGAGGTTACGCCACCTTAGCGGGGTTGACTTTTACACCCGAAATCTTTGCTGCTGGCGTGGATATTGTCGGGCCGAGTAACTTGATTACCCTGATACAAACTATACCGCCCTATTGGGAACCGATCAAAGCAATGATTTATCATCGCATTGGCAACTTGGAGACAGAAGAGGAGTTTCTCAAATCGCGATCGCCTTTATTCTTCGTTGACCGGATTCAAAAACCTTTACTCATTGGTCAAGGTGCAAACGATCCGCGAGTGAAACAATCAGAAAGCGATCAAATTGTCAATGCCATGCAACAGGCTGGTTTACCAGTGCAATATGCACTTTATAGCGATGAAGGACATGGTTTTGCCAGACCAGAAAATCGGTTGCACTTTTTTGCGATCGCAGAAGAGTTTCTCGCCAAATACTTAGGTGGCAGATTTGAGCCTTTGGCAGATATCCCAGGTCATTCAGGAATAGTTAAATAA
- a CDS encoding RecQ family ATP-dependent DNA helicase has product MNQSTTKSWQEVRTAFQQIWGYEDFRPPQGEIVSSLLAQKDALIIMPTGGGKSICFQLPALLQTGLTLVVSPLVALMENQVQELRESHQKAALLHSELSSSQRRATLQALERQQLRLLYLSPETLLSAPVWERLCQPQLQINGLILDEAHCLVQWGDTFRPAYRRLGAVRPALLKSKPPGTKISIAAFTATADPSAQKIIQTVLQLQQPEIFRLNPYRPNLHPSVRIAWTPRGRKQQLLKFIQNRPQQSGLVYVRTRRDSEDLAQWLAEMGFATASYHAGLGATERREVEASWLSGKIPFVVCTCAFGMGINKSDVRWVAHFHAPHLLSEYVQEIGRAGRDGKPAEALTLVSEPTGWLDSGDKQRQEFFQEQMRSQQQIAQQLVKKLPKQGEVNAVTRQFPEGATALALLHSNGQLNWLDPFHYTIGQKAGNHSPMQLHAAKQMQQYLTTKHCRWQFLLNAFGFDKEAANLRCGHCDNCRQ; this is encoded by the coding sequence ATGAATCAGTCTACAACCAAATCTTGGCAAGAAGTCCGCACTGCTTTTCAACAAATCTGGGGTTATGAAGATTTCCGTCCACCACAAGGAGAAATTGTTAGCAGTTTATTGGCACAAAAAGATGCGCTGATTATTATGCCCACAGGTGGCGGGAAGTCGATTTGTTTTCAACTTCCCGCACTGCTACAAACAGGATTAACCTTGGTAGTTTCGCCCTTGGTGGCGCTAATGGAAAATCAAGTACAGGAACTACGAGAAAGCCACCAAAAAGCAGCACTTTTGCATAGTGAATTATCTTCATCTCAACGCCGTGCAACTCTGCAAGCTTTAGAACGTCAACAGCTAAGATTACTTTATTTATCGCCCGAAACTTTGCTCAGTGCGCCAGTGTGGGAAAGATTATGTCAGCCGCAATTGCAAATTAATGGCTTAATTTTAGATGAAGCTCATTGTTTAGTACAGTGGGGTGATACTTTTCGCCCAGCTTATCGCAGATTAGGGGCAGTGCGTCCGGCATTGCTCAAATCAAAACCACCAGGAACAAAAATTAGCATCGCCGCTTTTACCGCTACTGCTGACCCCTCAGCCCAAAAAATTATTCAAACAGTTTTACAATTACAGCAACCAGAGATTTTCCGCTTGAATCCCTACCGTCCGAATTTGCATCCCAGCGTTCGCATCGCTTGGACACCACGAGGTAGGAAACAACAATTATTAAAGTTTATTCAAAATAGACCGCAACAATCGGGATTAGTTTATGTTCGCACTCGGAGAGATAGTGAAGATTTAGCCCAATGGTTAGCAGAGATGGGTTTTGCTACAGCTAGTTATCATGCGGGATTAGGTGCAACTGAACGCCGTGAAGTAGAAGCAAGCTGGTTAAGTGGTAAGATACCATTTGTGGTTTGTACCTGTGCGTTTGGCATGGGGATTAATAAATCAGATGTTCGCTGGGTTGCCCATTTTCATGCACCACATCTGCTGTCTGAATATGTGCAAGAAATTGGTCGCGCTGGAAGGGATGGGAAACCGGCAGAGGCGTTAACATTGGTGAGTGAACCTACGGGGTGGTTAGATTCAGGGGATAAGCAAAGACAGGAGTTTTTTCAAGAACAAATGCGATCGCAACAACAAATAGCGCAGCAACTTGTGAAAAAATTACCAAAACAGGGAGAAGTAAATGCAGTAACCCGACAATTTCCCGAAGGTGCGACAGCACTAGCTTTACTCCATAGCAACGGTCAGCTAAACTGGCTTGATCCTTTTCATTACACCATTGGGCAAAAAGCGGGAAATCATTCACCGATGCAATTACACGCTGCTAAACAGATGCAGCAATACCTAACAACCAAGCACTGTCGTTGGCAGTTTTTGTTAAATGCCTTTGGTTTTGATAAAGAGGCAGCTAACTTGCGTTGTGGACATTGTGACAATTGCCGTCAATGA
- a CDS encoding GNAT family N-acetyltransferase — protein sequence MNEELKHRFYINTDKSKLDIQMIHDFLQTSYWAENIPLATVEKSINNSLCFGLYEDNQQVGFARVITDYATSALLKDVFILEPYRGQGLGKWFVEYILEYPELQDVQRWMLNTKDAHGLYRRYGFKNLTEPEKIMMRLNPNANQA from the coding sequence ATGAATGAAGAATTAAAACATCGATTTTACATCAATACCGATAAATCTAAATTAGATATTCAAATGATTCATGATTTTTTACAAACTTCTTATTGGGCTGAAAACATCCCATTAGCCACTGTAGAAAAGTCAATAAACAATTCTTTATGTTTTGGACTTTATGAAGATAATCAACAAGTTGGCTTTGCAAGAGTCATCACTGATTATGCAACTTCTGCGTTGTTAAAAGATGTTTTTATTTTGGAGCCTTATCGAGGACAGGGTTTAGGAAAATGGTTTGTAGAATACATTTTAGAATATCCCGAATTGCAAGACGTTCAAAGGTGGATGTTAAACACAAAAGATGCTCATGGACTTTATCGCCGTTATGGATTTAAAAATTTGACAGAACCAGAGAAAATCATGATGCGTTTAAATCCCAATGCTAATCAAGCTTGA